In Kordia antarctica, the following proteins share a genomic window:
- a CDS encoding thioesterase II family protein yields the protein MQLFLLHFAGGSCYSYEFLRKSIPDNFDFLQLELPGRGKRYKDAFLMNRSDAVKDYVSQIKEKRTSASYVLYGHSMGAYLAYFVAKEMERIGDPPVKLVLSGNSGPNVIEYDEEGNIVKKPKRYLMNDEEFKEELKELGGVNEEIFTNKELFDFFTPILRADFEVVEKDESNLEAQNERVNIPIHVLMGDEEEYVDYIDNWKRYTFSYFESQILKGNHFFIYEYPEKIAEVIKSAKVYY from the coding sequence ATGCAACTTTTTTTACTACATTTTGCTGGCGGAAGCTGTTATTCTTATGAGTTTTTAAGAAAAAGCATACCAGATAACTTTGATTTTTTACAGCTAGAATTGCCAGGTAGAGGCAAACGCTATAAAGATGCCTTTTTGATGAACCGATCTGATGCGGTGAAAGATTATGTATCTCAAATTAAAGAAAAAAGAACTAGTGCTTCTTATGTGTTATACGGGCATAGTATGGGTGCTTATTTAGCTTATTTTGTTGCAAAAGAAATGGAACGAATTGGAGATCCACCAGTAAAACTTGTGCTATCTGGAAATTCTGGGCCAAATGTCATTGAATATGATGAAGAGGGAAATATTGTAAAAAAGCCCAAAAGATATCTCATGAATGACGAAGAATTTAAAGAAGAGCTAAAAGAATTAGGTGGCGTTAATGAAGAAATCTTTACAAACAAAGAACTGTTCGATTTTTTTACACCTATTCTAAGAGCTGATTTCGAGGTTGTTGAAAAGGATGAAAGCAATCTAGAAGCACAAAACGAAAGAGTAAACATCCCAATTCATGTATTAATGGGTGATGAAGAGGAATATGTAGATTATATAGACAATTGGAAAAGATATACTTTTTCATATTTTGAAAGCCAAATCTTAAAAGGAAATCATTTCTTTATTTATGAGTATCCAGAAAAAATAGCGGAAGTTATTAAAAGTGCGAAAGTATACTACTAA
- a CDS encoding outer membrane beta-barrel protein, with protein sequence MKTKPNYIIFILLFILPVCVFSQHTITGKVTDGTNPIPYANVVLLDNANKIISGSISEDDGSFEIKTKAGDYDIVVSFLGYKELKKSISVKENMDLGTIILQSGGNDLDEVVVIGEKKLIERKVDRLVFNVQNSVMGSGTDAMEVLTVVPGIRIQNDQISLIGKDGVRVMINDRLVQLSGEELSTYISTIASDEIEKIEVITNPSAKYQASGNSGLINIVLKKATIDSWKNTIIGRYIQRQVPFYNLQNNFTYKKGKVRMLANINARKENMIFKEDIKSVFNEGRWETFRNIDRNRDLFTGRFELDYSVSKNTTIGVQYYGNFVDANKDNTGDTFIRTTDFALLRADSPSTFNATNNTINAHLISKLDTLGRKISVDLDFLNYNSIQEHNFLTNEFDENGDFVEINFLGMNKTELDAVNYSARVDVEHPIKKLKLSYGVRIGYVENESATKFVDEITGTPVVIADQTDNFQYKERIEAVYASASTSLSKKLYVQAGIRLENTHIETISQRENTKAKQDFLNVFPTFYIWYKPNENNSLSMNYGKRINRPGFLLLSPFRFYINSFIYSEGNPFITPSINHNFELTHTYKGKFVTNLFMSYVTNGFDVILSGDEDTNETALITDNFFNQFTIGLSESYYAKIFPWWETSLNGYTYFVRADFNGDSNQNSIADVDQLSYYFKASNTFTLDSKKKLKAQVSFWYDSPFVRSLYEISESHSLDVSLRYSMMDNNLNLSAGMFDIFNKSANTRVSNINNIRQEQRYFGFTRYFRLSVSYSFGNKDLQNRERDFGNENERNRF encoded by the coding sequence ATGAAAACAAAACCAAATTATATCATTTTTATACTCCTATTCATTTTACCTGTTTGTGTTTTTTCTCAACATACTATCACAGGAAAAGTTACTGATGGAACGAATCCTATCCCGTATGCGAACGTAGTACTTCTGGATAATGCGAATAAAATAATTTCAGGATCAATTAGTGAAGATGACGGAAGTTTTGAAATCAAAACTAAAGCAGGAGATTACGATATAGTAGTAAGTTTCTTGGGATATAAAGAATTGAAAAAAAGTATTAGTGTAAAAGAAAATATGGATTTAGGAACTATTATCTTACAATCTGGAGGTAATGACTTAGATGAAGTTGTTGTTATAGGAGAAAAAAAGTTGATAGAACGCAAGGTTGATAGACTAGTTTTCAATGTGCAAAACAGCGTTATGGGCTCAGGAACAGACGCAATGGAAGTCTTAACCGTCGTGCCAGGTATACGAATTCAGAACGATCAAATATCGCTTATTGGAAAAGATGGTGTACGTGTCATGATTAATGATCGACTTGTGCAACTTAGCGGGGAAGAATTATCGACTTATATCAGTACCATTGCTTCCGATGAAATCGAAAAAATTGAAGTAATTACGAATCCTTCAGCAAAATACCAAGCTTCTGGAAATTCAGGCTTAATCAATATTGTTCTAAAAAAAGCAACGATAGATAGTTGGAAAAATACCATCATAGGACGTTACATTCAACGACAAGTGCCTTTTTACAATCTGCAAAACAATTTTACCTACAAAAAAGGAAAAGTTAGAATGCTAGCAAATATCAATGCCAGAAAAGAAAACATGATCTTCAAAGAAGATATAAAATCTGTATTTAATGAAGGAAGATGGGAAACATTTAGAAACATAGACAGAAACAGAGACCTTTTTACAGGAAGATTTGAACTAGACTATTCCGTTTCCAAAAACACAACAATAGGTGTGCAATATTATGGAAATTTTGTGGACGCTAACAAAGACAACACGGGTGACACTTTTATCAGAACAACCGATTTTGCGTTGCTAAGAGCAGATTCACCATCAACATTCAACGCCACAAACAATACGATCAATGCCCATTTAATTTCAAAACTAGACACACTTGGAAGAAAAATAAGTGTCGATTTAGACTTTCTAAACTACAATTCTATTCAAGAACACAACTTTCTTACAAATGAGTTTGACGAGAATGGTGACTTTGTTGAGATTAACTTCTTAGGAATGAACAAAACCGAGCTTGATGCTGTCAATTACAGTGCTAGAGTAGATGTGGAACATCCAATTAAAAAGTTGAAACTATCCTACGGAGTGCGAATTGGATATGTTGAAAATGAAAGTGCCACCAAATTTGTGGATGAAATCACAGGAACACCTGTTGTAATAGCAGATCAAACAGATAACTTTCAGTACAAGGAACGTATTGAAGCGGTTTATGCAAGTGCTTCCACATCGTTAAGTAAAAAACTATATGTACAAGCAGGAATACGCTTAGAAAATACACACATAGAAACCATTTCTCAGCGAGAAAACACCAAAGCAAAACAAGATTTCCTCAATGTATTTCCAACGTTTTATATTTGGTACAAACCAAATGAAAACAATTCATTATCAATGAATTATGGAAAACGAATCAATCGTCCAGGATTCTTACTATTAAGTCCTTTCCGATTCTACATCAACTCATTCATCTACTCTGAAGGAAATCCATTCATCACGCCATCTATCAATCATAACTTTGAATTAACACACACCTACAAAGGCAAATTTGTCACCAATCTTTTTATGAGTTACGTGACCAATGGATTTGACGTTATTTTGAGTGGAGATGAAGACACGAATGAAACAGCATTAATTACAGACAACTTTTTCAATCAATTTACCATTGGTTTAAGTGAGTCGTATTATGCCAAAATTTTCCCTTGGTGGGAAACATCTCTAAACGGATACACTTACTTTGTAAGAGCAGATTTTAACGGAGATAGCAATCAAAATTCCATCGCAGACGTTGATCAATTAAGTTACTATTTCAAGGCGAGCAATACATTTACTCTAGACAGCAAGAAAAAATTAAAAGCACAAGTAAGTTTTTGGTATGATTCTCCTTTTGTAAGAAGCTTATACGAAATTTCAGAATCACACAGTTTAGATGTTTCTCTTAGATATTCAATGATGGACAACAATTTGAATCTATCAGCAGGAATGTTTGATATTTTCAATAAATCGGCAAATACGCGAGTTTCTAACATCAATAATATCAGACAAGAACAGCGATACTTTGGCTTTACAAGATATTTCCGTTTATCAGTATCTTATAGTTTTGGGAACAAAGATTTACAAAACCGAGAAAGAGACTTTGGTAATGAAAACGAAAGAAACCGTTTTTAA
- the argH gene encoding argininosuccinate lyase produces MKNNFKEAILLIESNTSGTGVIFANLAHQENLKVILITQGITNYNFDSHVEKQISESFEFDELFKVISELGKKYTLVGITSTSDYYIELAGKLAQKYNLPHPNVNTIQQCRNKFDFRSLLLAEGMQCPQFKLIKDKESLHNENFDKNFNYPVIVKPVTGSGSIGVKLITNHAALVSHGEELLKKTVNERKQKVDNSFLVEEFIEGDEFSLEVFDGEIIGVTKKYKSQLPYFVEIGHDFPFIGNDAFMELVAKMLDQLKDIVDLNWGAFHIEFIQKIDELFIVEVNPRLAGGFIPLLIQEAYGIDLLKRLFLKVTAKPNTEKKNKDASACIRFIIPEKSGKIGCDFTTLNTQNWKSFLEFKMYNKTLNPFVKSFDFRDRIGHVITVDSALDKAKEEVNELLNNILDRIKFLDMDNTGRIEKGIDPRIKKIIFGNKIQKKDLKELFLISKIDKAHILMLKEVGLMSQEKASKILFEIAYFEKINFEPLIGTHAPRGLYMCYENWLIEQLGMDVAGSIHLGRSRNDMNATMAMLQTRKDIIEVVAKLLEFVEMLCSISKEYKDFVMPAYTHFQPAVPITYGYYLQAIAIALKKHTEQFLSIEETLKVSPMGSCSVGGTSVPIDTDFIAKLLGFDKGPMNAMESVASRDFILDFLSKISISSVLVSRIATDFILWNTQEFSLFELSDQITGASSIMPNKRNPFILENIQGKLGVVSASFSGAITAMHKTPFTNSISVGTESKLFLNQSKQEFIDAIELLKIFIENAKPKKGSMKKRALESHTIATEYANKLVLEYGFPFREAHFLVGKSISNMTKISKLNESESLNKYNLSDSIEDIVENSKYGGGPSSINTENNFEELKKNIEMLERKINKYTSKWEAANNQLNVLCNKTIYKSACKTL; encoded by the coding sequence ATGAAGAATAACTTTAAAGAAGCTATACTATTAATTGAAAGCAATACTTCTGGAACAGGAGTAATTTTTGCAAATTTAGCGCATCAAGAAAATTTAAAAGTGATCTTAATCACACAGGGAATTACAAACTATAATTTTGATTCACATGTAGAAAAACAAATTTCTGAAAGTTTTGAATTTGATGAACTTTTTAAAGTTATTTCAGAATTAGGGAAGAAGTATACACTTGTTGGAATTACTTCTACATCAGATTATTACATAGAATTGGCTGGAAAACTAGCTCAAAAATACAACTTGCCGCATCCTAATGTCAATACGATTCAACAATGCAGAAACAAATTTGATTTTAGAAGTTTACTTCTTGCAGAAGGAATGCAATGCCCACAGTTTAAATTGATAAAGGATAAGGAATCATTACACAATGAAAACTTTGATAAAAATTTTAATTATCCCGTTATCGTAAAACCTGTTACTGGTTCTGGAAGCATAGGAGTTAAGCTGATAACTAACCATGCAGCGCTTGTAAGTCATGGAGAAGAATTACTTAAAAAAACGGTAAACGAAAGAAAACAAAAAGTAGACAATTCGTTTTTAGTTGAAGAGTTTATTGAAGGAGATGAGTTTTCATTAGAAGTTTTTGATGGAGAAATCATTGGTGTTACAAAAAAATATAAAAGTCAATTACCATACTTTGTAGAAATAGGACATGACTTTCCTTTCATAGGGAATGATGCTTTTATGGAATTAGTGGCAAAAATGCTCGATCAATTAAAAGATATAGTAGACCTAAATTGGGGAGCTTTTCACATAGAATTTATTCAGAAAATAGATGAACTATTCATTGTTGAAGTCAATCCTAGATTGGCTGGAGGATTTATTCCACTTTTAATACAAGAAGCATATGGTATTGATCTGCTTAAAAGATTATTCCTAAAAGTGACAGCGAAACCAAATACTGAAAAAAAGAATAAAGATGCAAGCGCTTGCATACGATTTATAATCCCAGAAAAATCAGGAAAAATAGGATGTGACTTCACTACTCTAAATACTCAAAACTGGAAATCCTTTTTAGAATTTAAAATGTATAATAAAACTCTTAATCCATTTGTGAAATCCTTTGATTTTAGAGATAGAATAGGACATGTTATTACTGTTGATTCCGCTTTAGATAAAGCTAAGGAAGAAGTGAATGAGCTACTTAATAATATATTAGATAGAATTAAATTCTTAGATATGGATAATACAGGAAGAATTGAAAAGGGTATAGATCCTCGTATAAAAAAAATAATTTTTGGAAATAAAATTCAAAAGAAAGATTTGAAAGAATTGTTCTTGATTTCTAAAATAGATAAAGCACATATTTTAATGCTTAAAGAAGTTGGGTTGATGTCTCAAGAAAAGGCTTCAAAAATACTTTTTGAAATCGCCTATTTTGAAAAAATCAATTTTGAACCTCTTATAGGTACGCATGCACCACGAGGTTTGTACATGTGTTATGAAAATTGGCTAATAGAACAATTAGGAATGGATGTTGCTGGGTCAATTCACTTAGGAAGATCAAGAAACGATATGAATGCTACTATGGCAATGCTACAAACGCGAAAAGATATTATAGAAGTCGTAGCAAAGCTGCTGGAATTTGTTGAAATGTTATGTTCCATATCAAAGGAATACAAAGATTTTGTGATGCCTGCATACACACATTTTCAACCTGCGGTACCTATAACTTATGGGTATTATTTGCAAGCAATTGCAATTGCATTAAAAAAACATACAGAACAATTCCTTTCTATTGAGGAAACCTTAAAAGTATCTCCTATGGGAAGTTGTTCTGTTGGAGGAACATCTGTGCCAATTGATACAGACTTTATAGCTAAATTATTGGGCTTTGATAAAGGACCTATGAATGCAATGGAATCTGTTGCATCAAGAGATTTTATTTTAGATTTTTTGTCTAAAATATCAATAAGTAGTGTTCTTGTAAGTAGAATTGCAACCGATTTTATTTTATGGAATACCCAAGAGTTTAGTTTATTTGAATTGAGTGACCAAATTACAGGCGCAAGTTCTATTATGCCAAACAAGAGAAATCCTTTTATTTTAGAGAATATTCAAGGAAAACTAGGAGTAGTTTCAGCATCTTTTTCAGGCGCAATCACGGCGATGCATAAAACACCTTTCACCAATAGCATCAGCGTTGGTACAGAATCAAAATTATTTTTAAACCAATCTAAGCAAGAATTTATTGATGCTATAGAGCTTTTGAAAATTTTTATTGAAAATGCCAAACCTAAAAAAGGGAGTATGAAAAAAAGAGCCTTAGAATCACATACTATTGCTACTGAATATGCCAATAAACTTGTTTTAGAATATGGATTTCCTTTTAGAGAAGCACATTTTTTAGTAGGGAAATCTATCTCTAATATGACAAAAATTAGTAAATTGAACGAGTCAGAATCTTTAAATAAATATAATCTTTCGGATTCTATAGAAGATATTGTTGAGAATTCAAAATATGGAGGAGGACCATCTTCAATAAATACAGAAAATAATTTTGAAGAATTGAAAAAAAATATTGAAATGCTAGAGAGGAAAATCAATAAGTATACATCAAAATGGGAAGCTGCAAATAACCAACTCAATGTCTTATGTAACAAAACAATCTATAAGTCAGCATGCAAAACTTTATAA
- a CDS encoding cysteine synthase family protein produces MKLLPARYIIEESLKSGVLTKDMTVIESSSGTFALGLALVCAKHKLPLIIVGDPAIDDNLKRKLEILGAQVEIVLPEEGKGIQNLRLEKLNEIRKANKNTFWPQQYDNNLNTESYKLVADKVLSHLDTIDCLVGPVGSGGSVCGISNYIREKRNHLHVIGVDTHGSILFGQKDGVRHLRGLGNSVLPKNVNHSVFNEVHWVNAPDAYLTCKEMYRNALLYMGGTSGAAYLVGKWWAEKNPKKKVVIILPDEGHRYVSTIFNDDWLKEQNLYKKTGEISEPVLVEGPLECEDQKWSYMQWNKRNIKSVEEKNIVCHEE; encoded by the coding sequence ATGAAACTATTACCTGCAAGATATATTATTGAAGAATCCTTGAAATCAGGTGTCTTAACCAAGGATATGACTGTTATTGAGTCAAGTTCAGGAACATTTGCACTAGGATTAGCACTTGTTTGTGCAAAACACAAACTTCCGTTAATAATTGTTGGAGATCCGGCAATTGATGACAATCTCAAAAGAAAACTTGAAATCTTAGGAGCGCAAGTTGAAATAGTACTTCCTGAAGAAGGCAAAGGAATTCAAAACTTGCGTTTGGAAAAACTTAATGAAATTAGAAAGGCAAATAAAAATACTTTTTGGCCACAACAATACGATAACAACTTAAATACAGAATCTTACAAGCTTGTAGCAGATAAAGTTTTATCTCATTTAGATACGATAGATTGTTTGGTCGGACCTGTTGGATCTGGAGGATCTGTATGTGGAATTTCAAACTATATAAGAGAAAAAAGAAATCATTTACATGTGATTGGAGTAGATACACATGGTAGCATACTTTTTGGTCAAAAAGATGGTGTGCGGCATCTAAGAGGTTTGGGAAATAGTGTACTTCCAAAAAATGTAAATCATTCCGTATTCAATGAAGTACATTGGGTAAATGCTCCAGACGCATATCTAACATGTAAAGAAATGTATAGGAACGCTCTTTTATATATGGGCGGAACAAGCGGAGCTGCTTATTTAGTAGGGAAATGGTGGGCTGAGAAAAATCCTAAAAAGAAAGTTGTCATCATTCTTCCAGATGAAGGACATAGATACGTCAGTACTATTTTTAATGATGATTGGCTAAAAGAACAAAACTTATATAAAAAAACTGGGGAAATAAGTGAACCAGTACTTGTAGAAGGTCCTTTAGAATGTGAAGATCAAAAATGGTCATACATGCAATGGAATAAAAGAAATATCAAATCTGTAGAAGAAAAAAATATTGTTTGCCATGAAGAATAA
- a CDS encoding GHMP family kinase ATP-binding protein, with product MEIEKIKALYQEKLQATNKNWKVPGVGSSFCHHGEILQGEFYCDELKQSVYGLCTLKCNIFSSKAQFYKTDDKEIKVFPEYKIKAKKGVENLLKYLNINIGGRLVIDSDIRPKLGFGSSTTDVVSSIMAVLDVLELELNEMTIAKLAVYSETASDSIMFKDEVLFAQRKGLIIEKFPQSIPQIHVLGFSDPSNDGYCTVSMEPLKYNSKEKLQFNELRDILRNSIKTQDVNLLGKVTTQSTLINQNYYQKKNLDKILKIMEDNQSAGIQISHSGNLMGLIWDNSIPFIEDKIENTKEQLRALNIKSFWTFTK from the coding sequence ATGGAAATAGAAAAAATAAAGGCATTATATCAGGAAAAACTTCAAGCGACTAACAAAAATTGGAAAGTCCCCGGAGTTGGATCCTCATTCTGCCATCATGGAGAAATATTGCAGGGAGAATTTTATTGTGATGAACTCAAACAAAGTGTTTATGGTTTATGCACTCTAAAATGTAATATATTTTCTTCTAAAGCTCAGTTTTATAAAACGGATGATAAAGAAATAAAGGTGTTTCCAGAATATAAAATAAAAGCAAAAAAGGGTGTGGAAAACTTATTAAAATACCTAAACATTAATATTGGAGGAAGATTAGTAATAGACAGCGATATTCGTCCAAAACTAGGGTTCGGATCTTCTACAACCGATGTTGTGAGTTCAATCATGGCAGTATTAGATGTTTTAGAACTCGAATTGAACGAAATGACAATAGCAAAGTTGGCTGTATATTCAGAAACCGCTAGTGATAGCATCATGTTCAAGGATGAAGTTTTATTTGCTCAAAGAAAGGGACTAATCATTGAAAAATTTCCTCAAAGTATTCCTCAAATACATGTTTTAGGTTTTTCAGATCCTTCAAATGATGGATACTGTACTGTAAGTATGGAACCTTTGAAATACAATTCTAAGGAAAAACTCCAATTCAATGAACTAAGAGATATACTCAGAAATTCAATCAAAACTCAAGATGTAAATTTATTGGGTAAAGTCACAACACAGTCAACGCTAATTAATCAAAATTACTATCAAAAAAAGAATTTAGATAAGATTCTTAAAATTATGGAAGACAATCAATCAGCTGGTATTCAGATCTCTCACTCTGGAAACCTAATGGGATTAATTTGGGATAATTCAATACCATTCATTGAGGATAAAATAGAAAATACTAAAGAACAACTTAGAGCACTAAATATTAAATCATTCTGGACTTTTACTAAATAA
- a CDS encoding sulfotransferase family 2 domain-containing protein has protein sequence MLTPNKLPFIFLHVPRTGGVSMSKILYPFFKPEERYVVYVEEEGGNSRNAVQRFIELPQAEKEKIKFIGGHAYFGLHEYYSNYSYFTLLRNPVDRIISIYGYALGWEGHYLHDQIIANRWSLHEFVESKISTELDNAMVRMLSGSYDIPFGKCTEELLEKAKTNLTKFFPTFGITERFTDTVTMLNITHGMRIHLHDKKKHNVAKVVLAPEQTTDEVKNFIKKTNALDYKLYEYACQVFEERISKNKEAFDTEINRLKTVATSVEKNQNSTILKYFVPLQKWYHRIFKS, from the coding sequence ATGCTTACACCCAACAAATTACCATTCATCTTTTTACATGTTCCAAGAACTGGAGGCGTGTCTATGAGTAAAATTCTATATCCTTTTTTTAAACCAGAGGAACGCTATGTTGTTTACGTTGAAGAAGAAGGTGGAAATTCCAGAAATGCTGTACAACGTTTTATAGAGCTTCCACAAGCGGAAAAAGAAAAGATAAAATTTATTGGCGGTCATGCATACTTTGGACTTCATGAATACTATTCAAACTATAGTTATTTTACTTTATTAAGAAACCCAGTAGATCGTATTATTTCTATTTATGGATATGCATTAGGTTGGGAAGGACATTATCTGCATGATCAAATCATAGCAAATAGGTGGTCTTTACATGAGTTTGTAGAAAGTAAAATAAGTACAGAACTAGACAATGCAATGGTTAGAATGTTGTCCGGTTCATATGATATACCTTTTGGAAAATGCACAGAAGAACTGTTAGAAAAAGCAAAAACGAACCTAACAAAGTTTTTCCCAACATTTGGTATCACAGAAAGATTTACTGATACGGTGACAATGCTAAATATAACACACGGAATGCGAATACATCTTCATGATAAGAAGAAGCATAATGTAGCTAAAGTAGTTTTGGCTCCTGAACAAACCACAGATGAGGTAAAAAACTTTATAAAGAAAACAAATGCGCTAGATTACAAACTATATGAATATGCTTGTCAAGTTTTCGAAGAGCGAATAAGTAAAAACAAAGAGGCGTTTGATACAGAAATTAATAGACTCAAAACAGTAGCTACTTCTGTAGAAAAAAATCAGAACTCAACAATACTAAAATACTTTGTACCTCTTCAAAAATGGTATCATCGAATTTTTAAGTCTTAA